The genomic window CGAACTGCCCTTGGACGGCACGCCTTTGAAAATACTGCTTGGCCGCGACATTGACCTGGCAACGGATGCCCGGATCATCGCCGTGGACAGCCGTGCAGGCACCCTCGCCACAACGATTCAGGACCCAGATGCCCCTGAACTTGGCCAGGTCACCCTCATTTTCACCGGCCCGACCCTCCAGCTGCAGCGCTGGATCGTCACCGATGCCCAGGGCCTGCGCACCACGATCTCCCTCACCGAGATCAACTACCCCGAGCGCATTGACCCTGACCTGTTCCGCCTGGAATCCGGCAACTCCACCTTCCGTGGGCGGCAGGACTAAAGCCCTCCAAATCCTGCGAAAATGCACCGGAATCGCCATTTTCCGGGCTGAAACGATACTGAATGATCATTCATCCACACTTATCCGCGTGCGGAATCGATGAGCGAACGGCCCAAAATCTGACAGAACCTTAATCTTTGCTTCATGAAGCTGAAGGAATTGCGTTGAAGGGGCCCCGATCACAGCCTACGTCTTACACATGAACGGGCGCAGACCTCTATGCCCGGCTGAGCGCTGCCCCCCCGCTCGTTCACCGGTTGGTCTGCAACAGCCCGCCGTGCCGACGATCCCCCTCTCGGTACGAAAAGAGCGCACCATGCGCGGCCCCTGGCTGTCCCCGCAGCCGGGGGCTTCTCTTTTCCGGGGTCCAATTTGTGCTCCTCTCCGGCATCGGTTTTGGCCCGCATGATCCGCGTTCTGGTTTTTACCCGGGGACCGCGCTATTGAGACGCCATGACCTCAAGCCAGACGACTTCGGGACAGTTCCCGCCAGATACCCCAGATTTGGATGATGACGACATTCCCTCCGGACCGGAGATGGAAGCGCTGGAGGCTGAACTGCCAAGCCTCGCCCGCATCCGGCGGTTCGCGGTGGCGGCTGAGCGCGTGGACTGGTTTGCCCATGTGGGCGAACACCCCGGCCCGCGCACCATGGATATGGCCGAACACTATGTGGATGCCCTGGGGTTCCCCGACGCCCGCGTCGCCCTGGTGACGGACTGGGCGGAAGCCGCCGCCGCTGCTGAAACGCTGGATTTTGATTCCTCCGCCTGGGAGGCCGAAGAGCAGTTGCGCTCCGCCCTCACCATGGATGCGCTGGAACTGATGAGCGAGGACGCCCTGCAGGTGGCCCTCACCCATGTGGCAGCCACCATTACCGACCCCATCAAGACCAGCGCCGAAGAAGCCCTTGCCATCTGGGACGAGCCCACCGACGAGATGCTGGACCTGGCCGTCGGCAGTGCCGTGCAGGCCTGCCACCAGGCTGTGCTGGTTCTTGCGGCAGGCGCTGAAGAAGATCACCCCTTTGCCCTCCGGTTCCGTCTGTTCGAGGGCGGCCGCTGGCCGATTGGCGTCGCAGGCCTCAGTTTCAATCTGTTTTAGGAAAGTCGTCCCGTGTCCCTGAAAATCGCCACCTGGAACATCAATTCCGTCCGCCTACGGATTGAGTCCGTCGTCCGTCTGCTGGATCACCACAAGCCGGATGTCTTGTGCCTGCAGGAAACCAAGTGCCCGGACGACCTGTTTCCTGAAAAAGCCATCAAGGCGGCAGGATATGAGTACATCGAGAAGAGCGGCCAGAAGGGCTATCACGGCGTGGCCATCGTCGCGCGTGTGCCGCTTGAAAAGGCATCCATCAAACGGTTCTGCGGCAAGGAAGATTGCCGCCACATTCAGGCGACCGCAAAGGGTGTGGAGATCCACAACTTCTATGTGCCTGCCGGCGGTGACGAACCGGACCCTGAGATCAATGAGAAGTTTGCCCACAAGATTCAGTTTCTCGAAGAGATGGCCAGCTGGTTCAAGAACGCCAAGCAGAAGACAACAGCCAAACGCGTTGTTGTCGGCGACCTCAACGTGGCCCCGCTTGAGCACGATGTGTGGTCGCACAAGCAGTTGCTCAAAGTCGTGAGCCACACCCCGCAGGAAGTCGAGCTGTTTGACAAGGTACTGGCGTCCCACAAGTGGATTGACGTGCCGCGCCTCTTTACGCCTGAAGAAGAAAAACTGTTCTCCTGGTGGAGCTACCGCTCAAAGGACTGGCAGGCATCCAATCGCGGACGGCGGCTGGACCACATCTGGGCAAGCCCTGCCATGGACGGCATGGCTAAATCTGTCACCACATTCACCGACGCGCGCAGCTGGGAAAAACCCTCTGACCACGCGCCGGTGATTGCAGAGTTCAAGCTTTAGGAAGCACCACTTTTGACGAAGCTGGCTGACGCCGCTTTGGCATCACGACTGGCACTGCTCAGGGCGCTTTGGTCCGCGTCCGCATAGGCGCTCACCTTGTGCAATGCGCCGGACATGGCGTTGACGGCTTCCTTCACCATGCGCGTGGCAACCGGCGGCATGGACGCGGCCTGCGTCGCAAGGTTGGTCGCCACCTCAACGGCACTGCCTGCGTCCGCCAGCTCATCAACCAGCCCCCAGTCCAGGGCGTGTTCCGGCGACATGCGCTCACACAGAATGCAGATGCGCTTGGCCCGCGCAGGCCCAACCATGGATACCAGCCGTGGCAGCGCACCCCATTGCAGGTTGATGCCGATTTTCACTTCAGGGACATAGAGGAAGGCGTCTCGCGACATGACGCGCCAATCGAGAGCCAGCGGCAATGCCACGCCGGCGCCCACCGCCATGCCTTCAATGGCGGCCACCGTGATCTGCGGCATGTCTTCCCATGCCTGGCACAGCTTCACGCCGCGATAATAAACCTCTCGCAGTTCAAGGTCGCTGGACGCGTCATCATCACGGGTAGACCGTTCCTTGAGGTCAATGCCAGCGGAGAATGCATCCGCTCGTCCGGTGAGAACCACCGCGCGGGTTTCAAGATCATCATGAAACCTGCGCGCAACTTTGGTCAGTTCGATAATCAGCGCCTGATTGAATGCGTTGAGACTGCCGCCACGGTCAAACGTGACCACCGCAACATCACCCCGTTTTTCGACGTTCACCAGATTGTCCGACATGTCCTGAGCCTTCCGTTTTGTTGTTGGGGGAAGCTTAGCAAAATGCCGCCGAACGCCGAGGGCTAATCCGGCGCTCTATTTGTCCGCCGGTTTGTCTTCGCGCTTCTTGAGGGTCACAAGCGTGCAGGTGCTTGATCCCTTGGCAAGCAAAGTGCCGTCCGCATCCAGCAACTCACCTTCAACAAACACGACAGACTTGCCGCGCCGCAGGACGCGGCCACGGCCCGTCAACCGGCCCGGTTTGGCGACGGACAGCATGGAGACTTTCATTTCCAGCGTTGGAGAAATCTGTCCCCATTCGAGTTTCAACCCAACAGCAATCGCCAGAATGTCATCCATCATGGCTGCAACCATGCCGCCGTGAATGCCGCCCCACAGATTGCAGAGGTTGTCGGTTGCATCAAACGCCAGCTCAACGGTGCCCGCATCCACATCGCAATCAATCACCTCAAGACCAAGATAGGCACTTGCCGGGGATTTGCGTTTGAAGATGGCTTTGATGTTTGGCGGCCAGTCTTCTGTTTCACGGGCACTTGCCATCGGTCTCTCCTGATTGGTCGATTTGTATTTGAATTGAATGAGGTGTCAGGCGCCGCGTACCGGATCGCGAGCTGGTTCACGCGTTGCTTCACGTGCCTGTGCGCGGATGCCGCGCGCCAGTCCGCGCAAGTCCATGCCCAAGGAGCGCATCATGGCGCGTCCCATGGTCGGGTACTCACCGATGAGCCGGGCAACGAGTGGCCGATCAATTACCAGCAGCCGCGTGTTTGTTTTTGCCGTCAGGCGGACGGCGAGCACCGTCTCCGCCATTGCGCCTTGTGCATTGATGAGGGCACCGGGTCCCGCAACGTCATCCCCCACAAGCAGCCGCCCCCCGCTCACCAGATACGCCGGCGCACCGCGCACATCAGCATCCTGCAGGACGGTGCCGGCGGGTACGTCTTTTACTTCTGCGGAGAAAGCCAGCAACCGCAACTGCGCGGGCTCTACATCCCGAAACAGCGATGAGCGCGCAAGAGCAGAAACCAGCTCTTCAAGCGGTAGGGCCGGATATATGCTATCTGACGCCGGGCGCGGCTTGGGGGTGTCATCTGTCATGGACATAGTTTGTGGCAAAGCATCCCCCACCATGCAAGCCCGCCACGCCTGCCCCGACCGGGCCACTAAAGACAGGAACGCCGAACCATGACTGCCCCTGCCTGGGACCATGAGAACCCCTACGTCGCGTCGTTCAAAGTTCAGGATGCCGACATTGATGCCTTTGGGCACGTCAACAACGCCGTCTATGTCCGCTGGATCAATGACGGCGCGTGGGAACACTCCAAATCACTCGGCCTCGACTTTGAAAAGTATCGCGAGCTGGATTCCGGCGTCATCGTTGTGCGCCATGAGATCGACTACAAGAGTTCTGCCATGCCCGGCGAGACCGCCCTGGTCGCCACCTGGATCAGCGCCAATGACGGGCGCGTGCGCCTCAGCCGCCGTTTTCAGATTTGCGATGAAGCCACCGGACGAACACTTGTGCGGGCGCACACCAACTTTGCCGTCATCGCCCTGACCTCAGGCCGACCCCGTCGCATGCCGCAGGAATTCATCGAAGGCTACCCGGTGATGTGGCCCGCCGACTGACGACCCCGGATTGCTGCTAGTCCCGTTTGCCGGACAGCATGATCGCCACACCCATGGCGAGACTGCCAAAGGTGACGGACAGTCCCATGAAAAACAGGATGGCGAACAGCCACCCTTCGGGCGACGCGAAAAGCAGCGTGCGCAGATTTGCGGTGTTGGTTGCAATCAGCGCACCGCCAAATACCAGACCGGCCGCAAGCCCCGCCAGCATATGGCTGAGCATGAAACGGACGAGCTTTTGTTCCGCGCTGGGTTCCACGCTGGGCTCCTTGGTCATCAGGCTTTCCGGTCAGTGATGCTTGTCCAAGCCTCGCACAGCTGCGACGAAACCGCAGATGCGGCGCCGTGTCACTGGTCAGAATACGCCGGTTTAGGCACATATCCCCCACGCATCCGGGGGGAGACGGAAACGCTAATTTGCTAGGGCTCTAACCGATGACAAACCCCAATTCCCTTTTGTTGACCATGGTCAACGCACTGCTGGTTCTCGTGCTGGCCGCCATCCTGGTCAGCCCCATGGTCTTCTTTTATGCCGCCCTCATCGGCGCGCCGGTGATGTTGTGCCTTCTGGTCATCATCACCTTGACCACCCGTGCCAAGGCACCGATGGACACAAAAAAGGCTGCAGCCGCATAAGCGACGGCAGCCTTGTTTGTTAAGCGCTGGAAAGCCTACGGGACCAGACGGTAGCCGCCCGTTTCAGTCACAAGTATCTCAGCGTTTGAGGGATCGGCTTCGATCTTCTGGCGCAGTCGATAGATGTGCGTTTCCAGCGTGTGCGTCGTGACGCCCGCATTGTAGCCCCACACCTCGTGCAGCAGCACGTCGCGGCCAACCACACGGTCGCCGGAGCGATACAGATATTTGAGGATCGCAGTCTCTTTTTCCGTGAGGCGCACCTTCTTGTTGGCTTCTTCTTCAAGCAGCAGCTTTGCCGCCGGCTTGAATGTGTATGGTCCAATTTTGAAGACAGCGTCTTCGCTCTGCTCATGCTGGCGCAGCTGGGCACGAATGCGCGCGAGCAGCACCCCAAAGCGGAACGGCTTGGTGACGTAGTCATTGGCACCTGAATCAAGGCCCAGAATTGTGTCAGCGTCAGAGTCATGGCCGGTCAGCATGACAATCGGGCATTTCACGCCCTGGCCACGCAGCAGGCGACAGACCTCCCGGCCATCCATGTCAGGAAGACCAACGTCGAGGAGGACGAGGTCCACATGGGCGTCTTTTGCTAGCTTGACGGCATCGGTGCCTTTGTCAGCGGTGGTGACTTCAAATTCCTGATGCAGGTCGAGCTGCTCGGCGAGGGATTCACGCAGGGCGTCGTCATCGTCGACTAGAAGGATTTTCCGGATATTGCTCATAAGGGCCCCCGCCGCTTAATTGGCCGAATGCGGAGCACTCTCCGCTGGCTTGTTTCTACACTGTTACGCCATTTCGAGGCCCTCTTACAAAGGGTACCCCGCAACATTGGCGTGGGGCTTATGTAGGGGGCCGACCCGTACACGTGCCACACACAGTCTTTCACCTACGCGTCAACCGCCCGTGAGCGGCGGGCCTCCCCAAGCTTGCCGACCCCCCGGCAAATTGTGCCGGTCCGGCGACCGGCTGACCAACCTAAGTCGTTGAAATATCTTGATATTTGTCTGGTTCAAGACTTGCAACACTAAGCGCAAGGGAGCCCGAACATGCAGACCGCAGCCATCACAGCACCGTTACCCGCCGCACCTTATCAGGAACCAACGCACCGTTTTGGGCGCGCGCTGGACGACCGGCTGCCGGCAACGGGCATGCATCCAGCAGGCTTACATGCCGCTGAAAGCGCCGTTGAAGGGTCGCCAATCACAACTGCCTCCACGGTTGCCGCGACTGAGGCTGCGACGGATGAGGACGGTTTTTCGTTCGATGACCTGCTGGATATCGTCAATCCGCTGCAGCATCTGCCCGTGGTGTCCACGGTGTACCGTGAGATCACCGGCGACGAGATCCGCCCGGAGTCCCGTGTCCTGGGCGGTGGCCTGTTCGGCGGCGTCCTGGGCGCAGCAGCCTCCCTGGTTGATGTGGCAGTGGAATCCTTTTCCGGCGACAGCATGGGCGGCCACGTGATGACCGCCCTGTTCGGGGACGATGAGGCTGAGCCTTCTGCAGACGAAAAATCGATCCAAACGGCGGCACGCGATGCCGCCACCACACCATTGCCTGTCCCCGCGGCCCTGCCGCCAGTACCCGCCGCCCTTCCAGCGACCACCAAACCCGCAGTACGCTCCGCGACGCCACAGACACAGCCACAGGCACAATCGATCACCTCCGATCCCGCGTCAGAACCCCCATTGCCGTCGCTGTCTTCGTCGGCCTTTGACGCGTTGCTTCAATCGTTTGGAGCCCCGGCAACACCGGCCAACACTAATGACAATCCGCAGCCCGGTTTGGCCTATGCCCCGGCTGCGGCGGCGTCGCAAGGCCGCCTGGTCAACAAGGCCCTTTAGGCGCCACGCAGCAAGGATGCTGTTTGACACCCGGCATGCTGATAGACTCTCACCATGGATATTGATGTTTGGCAGCATGGCCCACAGGCACATGGCGGCAGGTTGCGCATTGGCGACACGGTCATGCGCTGCGCCCTTGGCAGGAACGGTGTCACGTCCCCGGGGCGCGAAGGCGACGGCGCATCACCGGCAGGGACCTTCGCGCTGCGGCACGTTCTCTACAGGGGCGACCGGGGATACAGGCCATCGACGGCCCTGCAGGCCAGACCCATTGGACCGCGCGACGGGTGGTGCGATGAGAGTGCTGACCCGGCCTACAATCGGCCGGTCCGCCTGCCCTATTCGTCAAGCGCCGAAAAACTGGCAAGGCGCGACCGGCTCTATGATGTGGTTGTCGTGCTTGGACACAATGATGCCCCTGTTGTGCCAGGCCTTGGGAGCGCGATCTTCATGCATGTGGCACGACCAGACTTTGGGCCGACGCTGGGATGTGTGGCGCTTGATCCTGATGACCTGAGTTATGTGCTGCGTCGTGTGACACCCAGAAGCAGCATCACCATTCACCCATATCCGTTTGGGCAGTCGGTTTAGGGATGCGGTGTCCGCTTGCCGAAAATGGCGCTGCCAACCCGGACATGCGTCGCGCCATGCGCAATGGCAACGTCGTAGTCCGCGCTCATGCCCATGCTCAAACCGTCAATGCCATTGCGCCTGGCGATCTCGGCCAGGAGATCAAAATGCGGTGCCGGGTCTTCGTCAGCCGGCGGGATACACATCAAACCGGCAATGCGCAGGCAATGCTCCTCACGGCAGGCCGCAATGAACCCGTCAGCGTCAGCAGGCGATGCGCCGGACTTTTGCGGCTCTTCGCCGGTATTGATCTGCAGATACAGATCCGGATCCCGCCCCTGCGCCTTGATTTCACGCGCAAGCACCCGCGCAAGCTTGACCCGGTCCACGGAATGAATGGCGTCGAACAAGGCCACCGCATCCTTGGCCTTGTTGGTTTGCAGGGGACCAATCAGATGCACATGGGCATCAGGAAAAGTTTCCCGCAGCGTCGGCCACTTCTCCTGCGCTTCCTGAACTCTGTTTTCACCAAACACCCGCTGGCCCGCCTCAAGGACAGGAACGATCGCCTCGGCTGGAAAGGTCTTGCTGACGGCGACAAGCGTAACGGCATCGGACGCGCGTCCCGCATCAGCCGCGACGGATTTAATCCGGGTACGGATGGCTTCAAGTGGGCCATGGGGGCTGGGGTCTGGAGGTGTGCTCATGGGAGCTGACCATAAGGCCGCGCTGCATACCATCGCAAGGCTTGCGGACCTGCAGTTTGCCCCTCGGCGGCAGGACCAGTGGCCAAACCTGATCGTCATGACCGACCGTGCGGTGCAGGGAGACGCCTGGCATCTGGCAGACACTGTTCCCGCAGGAACCATCATCTGCCTGCGCGACTATGACCTGAAAAACCGCGCGCACTACACAGCAAGGCTGGCGGCCGCCTGTCGTCATCACAACGTGCGTCTTGTGGTGGGTGGAGACGTCCCGCTTGCTTTGAGGGTTGGCGCCTGGGGAGTGCACATACCCGAAGGTTTGTGGAGACAGAGCATTCAGGACGTGGCGCGGGCGCGAAATCATGGTCTCCGAATTTCAACCGCTGTCCATAGTCGACAGGCGGCAAGGTCTGTTGTCATCGCGGGGAGAGCCCTGTGCGACGTGGCGCTGGTGTCGCCGGTCTTTGCGACACAAAGCCATCCTAAGCATCCGGTTCTTGGACCGCTGGGCCTCGCCGGCGTTCTCGAGGCGCTGCCAACGCCCGCTTACGCTCTGGGCGGCGTGAGGCCAGGGACGATAGGCCGTTTGACGGGTCTGCCCCTATGCGGCGTTGCGGGCATTCGCTTTACCTGACACCGGATCCCGCACCATGGGCGGCCGGGCCTTGAACCAACGACCAGGCTTCAGACAAAAAGAAAAGGGCGGGTCCAAAGACCCGCCCTTCCCAAAGTACCGAGTGGTATGAAGCTTAGAACTTCACGCCGAATTCGGTGAAGAGAGCAGAACCTTCGCGGTTCACAGCTTCGTCTTCAGCGTACTTGTAACCGAGAGTGACGTTAGCGCCACCGCCCAGTGAGTAAGCAACACCAGTCACGATTGCAGACAGGTCAACTTCGTCGAAGTTGCGAGCTACTGCACCCGGGTTGATTGATGCGTCACGGTTAGCTTCAGCGTATTCAACACCGAAAGTCCAAGGACCTGTGCCGTATGTTACGCCAACGTCCCATGCCTTGTAATCTTCAAGAACACGAGGCTGAGCCGTACCAACACCGAACTGTGAAGCGTCTGTTTCCTTGACGGCGTATGCGCCACCAATTGTGAAGCCAGCGAAGCCAACGCTTGCGCCAGCTGCCCAGTCTTCAAGATCAGGTGCGCTGTTGCCGATGACCTGAGGTGTGCCGTTAACGTTGGTGTTAACAACGCCACCGTCAGCTGTCAGGTAAACGAAGGATGCGCCAAGGTCTACGCCGTTGAATGCGTATTCCCAGGTGATACCAGCTTCGAAGATGTTCTCGATCGTGTTGTTGCCCGAGAATGAGTCACCGAATGACTCGTCACCTGAAAGCTCTTCAAGTTCTGGTGTGAACGAAAGACCAATCTGGAAGCCAGCAAGACGTGGCGTGAAGTAGATGATCTTGTCGCTGTCGCCAGAGAAGTCGACCACAGTGTTGATGATGCCATCGTTACCGGACTGAACCAGTGCACCAGCACCACCAGCGCCAACAGCCGCTGTTGTGTTGGAGAACAGGCCTGCGCCACGGTTGTCGCCGGCACCCAGTGGGTCGAGGTCAGTGTCGTTAGCAAACGTTTCCAGGAAAGGAGACGGAGCAACGATTGGCATCTGATCGCCAACGCCGTCCTGTGCACCGAACTGGAATTCACCGAAGGCGCCGCTTACCCAGAGGTAGGCTTCGTCAACAGTGTCGGATGCGCCACGCTCACCGGATTCAAGCTCAAACTTGACGCCGACTTCAACGCCGTTGTCGAGAGTTGTTGAACCCTTGAAGTGGATTTCAGCTTCACGACCGAAACGGATAGTCCGCTGGTCCTGACCCTGAAGAAGGCCGATCGGCGCAGGTGCAGCAGCGCGGGTTGTACCCTCGCCTGCATCATTGTCGAAAACAGCCGCGATTGAGCCGACGAAATAACCGCCGACCTTAATGTTGATCTTATCAGCAGCCATGGCAGGCGCGGTCGCAAAAGCGGCGGCCACCAGGGCAGTAGTTCCAAGAAGCTTCTTCATCTGTCCCTCACATTCGAAAAGAGGTGTGCACTAGAGCACGAGAACATGCCCAAACGGGACGAGGTTCGCCCCCCATGCTCGAGACGCAAACTCTGACATTGGGGGCCAATCGTCAAGCAGTCCGGGCCTGATCCGGGTTCGGACGCATGCATATGTGGCCTTGGGGACACAATTCCCTAACGAGGGATTACCAAAACCACCCTTTTGGAGGCGAAATGGCAGGATATCTTGGAAAACAGCGCCCCATTCTGGAACTGCCATTCAGCAACACGGGCACCTGCCACACCTGTTGCAGGCCCTTGCGGTCATGCTTAGTGTTGCATCAATGTCTCACCTTGCCCATGGGTCCGGAAGCCCGTTTGTGGCGAAGTGTAAGGGGTCGTGATGCCCCTGCGGTTTCTTGTGGCTTGCTAAGGGCCACAACGGCTCGTTATAAGCAAATATCAAGGGCTTAATGCGTTTTGGCGGTTGCCCTGCCGCCTTTCCAGACCGGATTGCGGGTCGGCCTGTGCAAGTTGGATATACATTGAATTACCTCAAGATTTTCGCTGTCTCTATTGCCATCGCATTCGGCCTTAGTGCGTGCGGCACCGGTATTGAGACTGAGAACCGCTTCCCCACGGAGAAGCCCGGCGGCAAAAGTGACCCCTTTGGCAGGGCCGGCAATGAGCCCGGCGTTTTTGGTGAAGGCGGGCTGTTTGGCCTGGGCGGCGGCGGCAGCAGCGATGACGGCAATGCAAACGGCATTGGCGTCAACAGCTTCCTGTGGCGCGCGTCCCTCGACACAACTTCCTTTATGCCGCTTTCTTCAGCTGACCCGTTCGGTGGTGTCATCATCACCGACTGGTTCACAGCACCAGAAGCACCTTCCGAGCGCTTCAAGATGACAATCTACATTCTCGACACCAGCCTGCGCGCTGATGGTGTGAAAGTATCGGTCTTCAAGCAGGCCCAGGCGCCTGACGGGGCTGGTTGGGTCGATGCAGCAGTGACGCCGGGCACGGCCGCACAGCTTGAGAATGCAATTCTCATCCGTGCCCGCCAGTTGCGCATTGATACGCTAGCGGCGGAAGAGTAAGCCTCACCCCGCCCAAATCGATCACATCAAGATCACCACATACATTTTACGGGCACGGGTGTTTTGAACCCCGTGCCCAATTTGTTTGAGCAATCCAGATGACCACGTCAGTTCCAGACCGCTACAACCCAAAGACATCAGAACCCAAATGGCAGCAGGCCTGGGACGAACGGCATGTCTTCCAGACACCGCCGACCGATGACGACCGCCCGAAATACTACGTGCTGGAAATGTTCCCCTACCCGTCCGGCCGCATCCACATGGGCCACGTGCGCAACTACGCCATGGGAGATGTGGTGGCCCGGTACAAACGGGCACGCGGCCATGCCGTGCTCCATCCCATGGGCTGGGACGCCTTTGGCATGCCGGCTGAAAACGCCGCCATGGAAAAAGGTGTGCACCCCAAGGGCTGGACCTACGACAACATCGCCGCCATGCGCGAGCAGCTGAAAGTGATCGGCCTTGCCATCGACTGGGACCGCGAGTTCGCCACCTGTGACCCGGAGTATTATCAGCACGAGCAGGCCCTGTTCCTGGACTTCCTGGAGGCTGGCATTGTCGAGCGCCGCAAGTCCACGGTGAACTGGGACCCGGTCGATAACACGGTGCTGGCCAACGAGCAGGTCATTGACGGCAAAGGCTGGCGCTCAGGCGCACCGGTTGAACGCCGTGAGCTGACCCAGTGGTTCTTGAAGATCTCGGATTATTCCGACGAGTTGCTGGAAGGCCTCGACTCGCTGGACAGGTGGCCGGAAAAAGTCCGGCTGATGCAGAAGAACTGGATCGGCAAGTCGCAGGGCGCGCGCGTATTCTTCCCGCTGTCGGGAGATAGTGCGCATACGGACGAAAAGCTCGAGGTGTTCACCACCCGGCCGGACACCCTCTTTGGTGCCTCCTTCTGCGCCATTTCTCCGCAGCATCCCCTCGCTGCTCGGCTGGCGAAAGACAATGCACCGATCGCAGATTTCATTGCTGATTGCGCCAAGGTCGGCACCAGTGAGGAAGCAATTGAGAAAGCTGAGAAGCGCGGCATCGACACCGGCCTGACAGCACAGCATCCGTTTATCGACGGCAAGCAACTGCCGGTCTACATCGCCAACTTCGTGCTGATGGAATATGGCACCGGCGCCATCTTTGCCTGTCCGGCCCACGATCAGCGCGACCTGGATTTCGCCCGCAAATATGATTTGCCGGTGACGGCTGTTGTGGCGCCCAAGGATGCCGATGCGTCTGAGTTTGCCTCCACATTGGAAGCCGGCAGTGAGGCTTATACGGGCGATGGCGTTGCCATCAATTCCGAGTTCCTCAATGGCCTCGCCGTTGGCGAAGCAAAAGCAAAAGCCATTGCCGCCCTTGAAGACAAGGCATTGGGCGAAGGAACAACAAACTATCGTCTGCGCGACTGGGGCATTTCACGCCAGCGCTACTGGGGGTGCCCGATCCCGATCATCCATTGCGATGATTGCGGTGTCGTGCCCGTGCCCAAAGCAGACCTGCCGGTGACCTTGCCTGAAGACGTGACGTTTGATGCCCCCGGCAATCCGCTGGACCGCCACGCCACCTGGAAAGACGTCACCTGCCCCAATTGCGGCAAGGCCGCGCGCCGCGAGACCGATACGTTTGACACCTTCGTGGATTCGTCCTGGTACTTTGCCCGCTTCACAGCACCGAACGCTGAGACGCCAACAGATCGCGCAGCCGCCAACAAGTGGTTGCCGGTCGACCAGTATATCGGCGGCATCGAGCACGCGATTTTGCACCTGCTCTATTCGCGTTTCTTTACCCGCGCCATGCAGAAGACCGGACATGTGGATCTGGCTGAACCCTTCGCCGGGCTGTTCACCCAGGGCATGGTCAACCACGAGACCTACAAGTCAGCCGACGGCACATGGCTGTCCCCCGCCGAGATTGATTTCCAGACAATTGATGGCGCACGCACCGCAACCGCACGCGACACCGGCAACCCGGTCTCGATCGGTAGCGTTGAAAAGATGTCGAAGTCGAAGAAGAACACCATCGACCCGACCGACATCATCAATGAATACGGTGCCGACACGGCCCGCTTCTTCATGCTGTCCGACAGCCCGCCCGAGCGCGACGTGGAGTGGACCGAAGCCGGTGTCGAGGGCGCATGGCGTTTCACCCAGCGTCTCTGGCGCGCGGTCACCGGCAATGCCGCCGCGATGCCTGATCCTGGAACACCTGCCCCGGCTGATTTTTCAGATGCAGCGC from Candidatus Phaeomarinobacter ectocarpi includes these protein-coding regions:
- a CDS encoding Crp/Fnr family transcriptional regulator; this translates as MTDDTPKPRPASDSIYPALPLEELVSALARSSLFRDVEPAQLRLLAFSAEVKDVPAGTVLQDADVRGAPAYLVSGGRLLVGDDVAGPGALINAQGAMAETVLAVRLTAKTNTRLLVIDRPLVARLIGEYPTMGRAMMRSLGMDLRGLARGIRAQAREATREPARDPVRGA
- a CDS encoding L,D-transpeptidase family protein yields the protein MDIDVWQHGPQAHGGRLRIGDTVMRCALGRNGVTSPGREGDGASPAGTFALRHVLYRGDRGYRPSTALQARPIGPRDGWCDESADPAYNRPVRLPYSSSAEKLARRDRLYDVVVVLGHNDAPVVPGLGSAIFMHVARPDFGPTLGCVALDPDDLSYVLRRVTPRSSITIHPYPFGQSV
- a CDS encoding response regulator transcription factor, coding for MSNIRKILLVDDDDALRESLAEQLDLHQEFEVTTADKGTDAVKLAKDAHVDLVLLDVGLPDMDGREVCRLLRGQGVKCPIVMLTGHDSDADTILGLDSGANDYVTKPFRFGVLLARIRAQLRQHEQSEDAVFKIGPYTFKPAAKLLLEEEANKKVRLTEKETAILKYLYRSGDRVVGRDVLLHEVWGYNAGVTTHTLETHIYRLRQKIEADPSNAEILVTETGGYRLVP
- a CDS encoding thiamine phosphate synthase, translating into MGADHKAALHTIARLADLQFAPRRQDQWPNLIVMTDRAVQGDAWHLADTVPAGTIICLRDYDLKNRAHYTARLAAACRHHNVRLVVGGDVPLALRVGAWGVHIPEGLWRQSIQDVARARNHGLRISTAVHSRQAARSVVIAGRALCDVALVSPVFATQSHPKHPVLGPLGLAGVLEALPTPAYALGGVRPGTIGRLTGLPLCGVAGIRFT
- a CDS encoding YggS family pyridoxal phosphate-dependent enzyme; the protein is MSTPPDPSPHGPLEAIRTRIKSVAADAGRASDAVTLVAVSKTFPAEAIVPVLEAGQRVFGENRVQEAQEKWPTLRETFPDAHVHLIGPLQTNKAKDAVALFDAIHSVDRVKLARVLAREIKAQGRDPDLYLQINTGEEPQKSGASPADADGFIAACREEHCLRIAGLMCIPPADEDPAPHFDLLAEIARRNGIDGLSMGMSADYDVAIAHGATHVRVGSAIFGKRTPHP
- a CDS encoding enoyl-CoA hydratase/isomerase family protein, with product MSDNLVNVEKRGDVAVVTFDRGGSLNAFNQALIIELTKVARRFHDDLETRAVVLTGRADAFSAGIDLKERSTRDDDASSDLELREVYYRGVKLCQAWEDMPQITVAAIEGMAVGAGVALPLALDWRVMSRDAFLYVPEVKIGINLQWGALPRLVSMVGPARAKRICILCERMSPEHALDWGLVDELADAGSAVEVATNLATQAASMPPVATRMVKEAVNAMSGALHKVSAYADADQSALSSASRDAKAASASFVKSGAS
- a CDS encoding PaaI family thioesterase; the encoded protein is MASARETEDWPPNIKAIFKRKSPASAYLGLEVIDCDVDAGTVELAFDATDNLCNLWGGIHGGMVAAMMDDILAIAVGLKLEWGQISPTLEMKVSMLSVAKPGRLTGRGRVLRRGKSVVFVEGELLDADGTLLAKGSSTCTLVTLKKREDKPADK
- a CDS encoding acyl-CoA thioesterase, encoding MTAPAWDHENPYVASFKVQDADIDAFGHVNNAVYVRWINDGAWEHSKSLGLDFEKYRELDSGVIVVRHEIDYKSSAMPGETALVATWISANDGRVRLSRRFQICDEATGRTLVRAHTNFAVIALTSGRPRRMPQEFIEGYPVMWPAD
- the xth gene encoding exodeoxyribonuclease III codes for the protein MSLKIATWNINSVRLRIESVVRLLDHHKPDVLCLQETKCPDDLFPEKAIKAAGYEYIEKSGQKGYHGVAIVARVPLEKASIKRFCGKEDCRHIQATAKGVEIHNFYVPAGGDEPDPEINEKFAHKIQFLEEMASWFKNAKQKTTAKRVVVGDLNVAPLEHDVWSHKQLLKVVSHTPQEVELFDKVLASHKWIDVPRLFTPEEEKLFSWWSYRSKDWQASNRGRRLDHIWASPAMDGMAKSVTTFTDARSWEKPSDHAPVIAEFKL